A window from Cryptomeria japonica chromosome 1, Sugi_1.0, whole genome shotgun sequence encodes these proteins:
- the LOC131044880 gene encoding F-box/kelch-repeat protein At2g44130-like, producing MDIQTSWPESTVQKELVIYDFSSGLWKRGPDLPDCRYEFCCSLDSAKGLIYIAGGYDSDDKKLRTAIVYDIEDEKWDYLPPMKSDYIPPLIWRDGSVCIDDKFYVVSHRQKYIQAYDPSTR from the exons ATGGACATTCAAACTAGCTGGCCCGAGTCCACGGTTCAAAAAGAACTTGTCATCTACGATTTTTCTTCTG GGTTATGGAAGCGAGGTCCCGACCTACCCGATTGCAGATATGAGTTCTGCTGTTCTCTGGACTCAGCTAAAGGATTGATTTACATTGCTGGAGGGTATGACAGTGATGATAAGAAATTGCGTACAGCCATAGTTTATGATATAGAGGATGAGAAATGGGATTATCTTCCTCCCATGAAATCGGACTACATTCCTCCTTTGATTTGGAGAGATGGCAGTGTATGTATTGATGACAAGTTTTATGTGGTGAGCCACAGGCAGAAGTATATACAAGCTTATGATCCCAGCACAAGATAA